The sequence below is a genomic window from Halolamina litorea.
CGGTTCCCGGGGGCGCGTTCCGAGGCTGTTTCCCCCTCGCTCCGTTCGGACACGGCCTCGCGTTCGACACGCTTTACCCCGAAACAGCCCCACCAGAAGCCATGCAAGAGGAGACCCGCGTCGAGTGGCGCCAGTGGGGTCAGGACGCCTTCGACGAGGCCCGCGAGCGGTCCGTTCCCGTACTGCTCTCCCTGTCGACGACGTGGTGTGTCGACTGCCACGAGATGGACGCGACCACCTACGCCGACCCGAACATCGCGGCCAACCTCAACGACCGCTACGTCCCAGTCCGCGTCGACGCCGACCGCGAACCGCGCATCCGCGAGCGCTACGCCGCCGGCGGCTTCCCGTCGACCGTCTTCCTCACACCCGACGGGGAGGTCATCTCCACCGCAACCGCGCTCGCACCCGACGGGATGCGGCAGGTGCTGAACCGCGTCGCGGAGACCTACGCCGAGAAGGGCGACGACGCCGGCCGGGTCCCACGAGCGCTCGCCGGCGACCTCCCGCCCGCCGGGGCCGTCGACGCGACCATCGAGGAACAGCTGGCCGGCCAACTCGGCGAGAAGTTCGACGAGCGCTTCGCCGGCTGGGGCGAGAGCGCGAAGTTCCCGCTCGCCCGCACCGCGGAGTTCGCGCTCAAACGGGAGCGCCAGCAGGCCCTACGGACCCTCGACGCCGTCCGTGACCACCTCCACGACGAGGTGGCCGGCGGCTTCTTCCGCTACGCCGGCCGCCGGGACTGGGGCGACGTGCACCACGCGAAGCTGCTCGACACCAACGCCACCCTCCTGCGGGCGTTCGCCCACGCCTACGTCTACACCGGCGAGGACGCCTACCGCGAACCCGCCGAATCGACGATCGACTTCCTCACCGACGACCTCTGGAGCGGCGTCGCCGTCGGCGGCAGCATGGGGCCGGGCGAGGGCGTCGAGTACTGGGGGAAGGACGCCGCCGGACGCGCTGACGCCCGCCAGCCCCGGACCGACCTCACGGCCTACGCCGGGGGCAACGCGCTGGCCGCCGACGCGCTCCTCGCGTACTACGGCTACACGGACGACGAGCGCGCCCGGGAGTACGCCGACCGGATCCTCGACTACCTCGAACGCGACCTGATCGAACACGGCTCGGTCGTTCACTTCCGCGAGCGCGGACAGGCCGGCCCGCGGGACACGCTCTCGGACCTCGCGGCCGTCGTGGGCGCCTTCACCCGGGCCGAGCAGACCATCGGCTACGGCGCCGGCGTCGCCGCGACCGTCGCCGACCACGCCATCGAAGCGCTCCACGACGACGGCTCGTTCCGCGATGGCCCCGCCGAGGGGCCGGGGCTGCTCGACCGCCCGCTGCGCCCCCTCGACGGCAACGCCGCGATGGCGAACGCGCTCGTCGATCTGGCGACACTGACCGGCGACGACGAGTACCGGGAGGTCGCCCGCGAGACCGTCGGCGCCTTCGCCGGCGCCTCCCACCGGATCGGCGTGCAGGTCGCCGAGTACGGCACCGCTGCGAGCCGGCTCGTCCACGATCCCCTCACGATCGCGGTCGCCGACGACCCCGGGAGCGACCTCCACCGCGCCGCGCTCCGGGTCGCCGACCACGAGAAGGTGGTCGTCCCGAACGCTGGCGACTCGATCGCACCGGAACTCGACCGCGGCACCGCCCGCGTCGTCGGCGTCGACGAGCCCGCCAGTGATCCCGAGGCGCTCATGGGCCGCGTCGCCGACCGGCAGTAAGCTCGGCCACGGTCGGCAACGGCCTGCACGAGTAAACGTCCGGAGAGTTTTTGCCCCCGCGGGGTGTCACGGTTGTTCATGGCAAGCTTACGCGATCTGGGGCTCTCGGAGTACGAGGCGCGGGCCTACCGAGCGCTGCTCGATGACTCCCCCAGCACCGCAAAGGAGCTCTCGCGCTCCAGCGACGTGCCGATGGGGCGGGTGTACGACGTGCTGAAGGACCTGGAACGGCGGGGGTTGGCCCGCAGTCAGGCCGCGAGTCGACCGAAGAAGTACGTGGCCGTCGAACCGGAGGCGGCACTCGACCGCCTGCTCGACGCCAAACGCGAGGAACTGGAGGAACAGGAGTCCCAGTACGAATCGACGGTCGAGCAGTTGGAGGAGGACTTGGACGCCGGCGTCCCCGCCGAGGAGGGGTTCTGGACGGCGGTGCTCGGCCCCGAGGAGTCAGCGGACCTCCTACTCGAACGGCTCGACACCGCGAGCGAACGGGTCATCGCCGTCGCCGGCGGCCCGACGCCGCAGTTCGACGTGGGGGAGTACGGCGACGAGGTGGCCGCGGCGTTCGGGCGCGCACTCGAACGGGGCGCGACGGTGTCGGTCCTGCTCGGTCCGGACCTGATCCGGACGCTCCCCGGGGCGGTGTTGCGGCGCTACGAGAGCGAGCTGGCCGACCACCCGAACTTCGAGGTCCGGACGACCGACCGTGTCAGCGGCTCGTTCCACCTCATCGACGGCAAGGAGGCGTGTATCGAGGTTCCAAACCCCCTGACGCCGCGGGAGCCGTTCGCGATGCTGGACCTGAAAGACCGGGAGTTCACCGGCGACGTACGCGAGACGTTCGACCCGCGCTGGGCCGAGGCCGAACCGCTCACGACCGAGGAGTAGCTACCCGGAGAGTTCGTCCCGGAGGGTGGCCATCGAGACTTCACGCTCGGCGACGGCGTCGTGCTGGTGGATCGACTCGTCGTTCTCCTGTTTCATGTGGACCACCGCGTCCTCCTCGAGGTCGGGGTAGGACTCGACGACGCCGCGGGCCAGCGACCGCACGCAGTCCTCGACGAACTTCGCGTTGGCGTGGGCGGCGTAGGTCATGTGGTCCTCGTCGGGGCGTTTGGCCATGTTGTAGATCCGCGCGCTCATCGAGTCCCGTGCGATGTCGATCAGTTCCATCAGGTCCACGTCGGGCTTGGTGTCCTGCGTGACCGTCAGCGTCGCGTGACCGCGCTGGGAGTGGCCCGGCTGGGGGACCTGATCGAGGAACGCCTCGGCAGTCTCGTCGTCGACGCCGAGGTCGGTGAGGGTCTCACGCGCTCGGGACTCGGACATCCCCTGCGAGCAGGGACAGACCGTCATCCCGGTGACCCGGCAGCCGATCTCCTCCTCGGTCCCCTCCTCGGTCGCCGTTGCCGACGCGATGATGTCGACGGTCCCCTGCGTGGGTCGGCCACTGGCGGGCGTCTCCTCGCGGAGCACCCACTCGGCCTCCATGTTGACCTCCGCCGTGGTGGTGTACTCGTGTTTGGCGAGCAGGCGCTCGGCGGCCTCGCCACACAGGTCCTCGACGCGGTCGGTCTCGCCGGCGACGGCGTCCTCGAGGACCTCGTCGATCACCTCCATGTTCCGGCTCATGTCGATCCCCTTCCGCCCGCTGGGGAGGTCGACGAACACCGAGAACTCGGCGGTCAGCACGTAGGGTCGCTCCTCGCCTTCGAGTTCGACGAGTTTCTCGACGCCGGTGACGCCGACCTGACTCAATCCGACCGTCACGTCGGGCTCTCCGGCCTGCACGTCCGGAAGCTGGTGACTCATTGTCAGAGAGTGAGTCCCGCGGGGGGATTACTGTGTTGGAACCGGAACGCGCGCGCTGGCGCACGCGCAAGCGAGCGATCAGGCCGTGACTTGTCGCCCGGCGGGAGTCGGCGGGAAAAGTCACCGTGACGGCGGCACCGAGGCCGCCGACGGTCACGTGCCGTGAGCGATCAGGGCCAGTCGTCGCGCTGATCGCCCTCGGCGAAGTGGTCGGCTTCCTCGTCCTCACCGCCGAGTTCCCAGCCCGCGGCCTCGGCGGCGTTCTCGAGGGGGAGGTACTCCCAGCCGACGGCGTCGGCCTGTTCGCGGTGCTCCTCCGAGATGCCGATGAAGACGTGGCGCTCGGTGTCGAACTGCTTTTTGACGTTCTCGAGGCTCTCCTCGACGCCGCGCGGGCCCGAGAAGAAGTCCTGTCGGATGCGCTCTTTCCGCGTGAAGTTAGTGACGACGTAGGTCGGTTCGTCGCTCACCACGCCGACGTAGCTCGTCCACCCACGGGCGTCGTTGAACACCGCGTTGGGGTCGGCGAGCGACTTCAGCGCGTCCAGTTCGAACGCGAGCGTCATGTCCGAGGAGCCGCCGGAGTCCATACGCTCTCTGGGGGCGGTCCCGGCCAAAACGACTTCGGTGTCGGCGGGAGATATAGGTCGCCGCTCGCGGGGAAAAGTTCGACCCTCGCCGGACTGCTCAGTCGTCCGCGGGCGGCGCTTCGAGGTCGTCGACGCTGAAGGACTTCTGCATCAGCGTCTCCTTCTCGTCGCCGACGCGGACGCCCTCACGCATCAGCTGCTTGTACGCCGACTGCGGGGCGAGGTCGCCGATCAGGACGCCGCCGACGATCTTGCCGTCCTTCAGGGCGAGGCGGCGCCACTCGGTGTCGGAGTACTTCTCCTCGACGCTGTCGTCGCCCAGCGTCGGGTGGCCAAAGGAGAGGAACGGGAAGTCGAAGTGCGTGATCGAGTACGAGGAGACCCAGCGGAACTCGTCGGTACCGTACTCGATCATATTGTTGGCCGCACACTCGCCCTGGGCCTTCGCCGAGCCCCACGCGCCGTTCTGGGCCTGCTCGCCGAGGATCAGGTCGTTGAACTTCGTACAGTCGCCGGCGGCGTAGACGTCCTCGAGGTTCGTCTGCATGTACTCGTCGACGATGATCCCGTCGGCGTCGTAGTCGAGACCGGTCCCACGGAGGATCTCGGTGTTGATGCTCAGCCCGATGGCGACGCCCGCGAAGTCGGCCTCGTACTCGTTGCCGTCGGGGTCGACCGCGCTCTCGACCCGACCGTCGTCGTCGACCTCGAAGTGGTCGACGCCGGAGTCGAACACCGGCGTGACGCCGCGCTCGCGCAGCGCGTCGTGGATGATCTCGGCACCCTCCTCGCTGAGCGCGTAGCGCCACCACGCGTTCCCGCGCATCAGGTACTTCGCCTCCACGTCCTGTGCGCCACAGATGGCCGCGAAGTCGATGCCGAGCAGGCCGGCGCCGACGATGACGCCGTTGTCGGCCGCCTCCACGTCGGCCTTGATCTTGCGGGCGTCCTCGAACGTCCAGAAGTGGTGGACGCCCTCGGCGTCGGAGTTCTCGACGGGAAGCTGTGCGGGCGTGCCGCCGGTGGCGAGCAGCAGCTTGTCGTAGCCGTAGGTGTCGCCCTCGTGGGTCGTGACCTCGTGACCATCGGTGTCGATGTCGACGACGAGGGTGTTGAGCTGGAGGTCGATCTCCCGCTCGTCGTACCACGACTCGTCGTGAATCGAGATGGGTGCCTCGGGAAGCTTCCCTTTCGCGAACTCCTTGATCAGGATGCGGTTATAGAGAGCCTCCCCCTCGTCGGTGATGACGGTGATGTCGGCGTCGGGTGCCTCCTCGCGGAGCGTCTCCGCGGCAGAGCTCCCTGCAACCCCGTCACCGATGATCACGAACGACTGACTCATGGCTTAGCGTTTGGCTGCGGGGGTTAATGTGGGTTACCATACGGTTTTCGATAGGGGAAACCGACGCGTGGGCGCCGCTCTCGCTGGGTTCAAGACGCTCGCGTTCCAACCCGATAGCGAATGAAGCTCCGCCAGAACGTGCGCCACTTCGCGGCGAAGCAGGCGCTCACGATGCCGGTCGTGGGGGAGAAGATGAACGACAAGCTGGTCGACCTCCACACCAGCGAGTTCGGGGACCGGGCCGAGGAGGGCCGCCGCGAGGAACGCGAACCCCACCTCGAGGCCTTCTTCGACTGCACGATGGACACCTATCTCGCGGCCCTCGACGCCGGCTTCCCGGAGGCGGAGGCCCGGGAGATCACGCACCTGCAGGCGAACTTCGAGTTCTACAACCACGGCTGGACGGAGATGATGGAGTTCCCCGCCGACGAGGTCGAGGCCCACTACGACCGCTACGCGGACTTCTTCGCGGCCCACGACATCACCATCGACGACCCCCTCGGGGAGTTCCGCGACCGGGAGATCCCCGACGCCCCCGCCACCCTCGAAAAACTGGACGATCCGGAACACCCACACGCCGCCGAGGGGTTCGAGGACGACGTGTACATCGAGACCGAGGACGGCGTCGTCGCCGGCGACCGGACCGACGAGATACAGGGTTCCGCCGACTGAACGGGCCTCGACGGGGCTGGTCCTTTCTCCCAGCGCCGGCGCTAGCGAGCAGGTGGCCTCACCGTCGACGGCGAGCATCGACGGTACACGACGGACCGGGCCACACGACTGCGGAGTCCGCCGTGGCAGTCGGTTAGCGCATACCGGGCGTTGCCTCGCTCTCGTACTTCAAGAAGGGCCTGCGGCTCCGATCGTCAGTCCGCCTTTCTG
It includes:
- a CDS encoding DUF255 domain-containing protein; protein product: MQEETRVEWRQWGQDAFDEARERSVPVLLSLSTTWCVDCHEMDATTYADPNIAANLNDRYVPVRVDADREPRIRERYAAGGFPSTVFLTPDGEVISTATALAPDGMRQVLNRVAETYAEKGDDAGRVPRALAGDLPPAGAVDATIEEQLAGQLGEKFDERFAGWGESAKFPLARTAEFALKRERQQALRTLDAVRDHLHDEVAGGFFRYAGRRDWGDVHHAKLLDTNATLLRAFAHAYVYTGEDAYREPAESTIDFLTDDLWSGVAVGGSMGPGEGVEYWGKDAAGRADARQPRTDLTAYAGGNALAADALLAYYGYTDDERAREYADRILDYLERDLIEHGSVVHFRERGQAGPRDTLSDLAAVVGAFTRAEQTIGYGAGVAATVADHAIEALHDDGSFRDGPAEGPGLLDRPLRPLDGNAAMANALVDLATLTGDDEYREVARETVGAFAGASHRIGVQVAEYGTAASRLVHDPLTIAVADDPGSDLHRAALRVADHEKVVVPNAGDSIAPELDRGTARVVGVDEPASDPEALMGRVADRQ
- a CDS encoding TrmB family transcriptional regulator, producing the protein MASLRDLGLSEYEARAYRALLDDSPSTAKELSRSSDVPMGRVYDVLKDLERRGLARSQAASRPKKYVAVEPEAALDRLLDAKREELEEQESQYESTVEQLEEDLDAGVPAEEGFWTAVLGPEESADLLLERLDTASERVIAVAGGPTPQFDVGEYGDEVAAAFGRALERGATVSVLLGPDLIRTLPGAVLRRYESELADHPNFEVRTTDRVSGSFHLIDGKEACIEVPNPLTPREPFAMLDLKDREFTGDVRETFDPRWAEAEPLTTEE
- the mptA gene encoding GTP cyclohydrolase MptA, encoding MSHQLPDVQAGEPDVTVGLSQVGVTGVEKLVELEGEERPYVLTAEFSVFVDLPSGRKGIDMSRNMEVIDEVLEDAVAGETDRVEDLCGEAAERLLAKHEYTTTAEVNMEAEWVLREETPASGRPTQGTVDIIASATATEEGTEEEIGCRVTGMTVCPCSQGMSESRARETLTDLGVDDETAEAFLDQVPQPGHSQRGHATLTVTQDTKPDVDLMELIDIARDSMSARIYNMAKRPDEDHMTYAAHANAKFVEDCVRSLARGVVESYPDLEEDAVVHMKQENDESIHQHDAVAEREVSMATLRDELSG
- a CDS encoding DUF7124 domain-containing protein, which produces MDSGGSSDMTLAFELDALKSLADPNAVFNDARGWTSYVGVVSDEPTYVVTNFTRKERIRQDFFSGPRGVEESLENVKKQFDTERHVFIGISEEHREQADAVGWEYLPLENAAEAAGWELGGEDEEADHFAEGDQRDDWP
- a CDS encoding NAD(P)/FAD-dependent oxidoreductase, which produces MSQSFVIIGDGVAGSSAAETLREEAPDADITVITDEGEALYNRILIKEFAKGKLPEAPISIHDESWYDEREIDLQLNTLVVDIDTDGHEVTTHEGDTYGYDKLLLATGGTPAQLPVENSDAEGVHHFWTFEDARKIKADVEAADNGVIVGAGLLGIDFAAICGAQDVEAKYLMRGNAWWRYALSEEGAEIIHDALRERGVTPVFDSGVDHFEVDDDGRVESAVDPDGNEYEADFAGVAIGLSINTEILRGTGLDYDADGIIVDEYMQTNLEDVYAAGDCTKFNDLILGEQAQNGAWGSAKAQGECAANNMIEYGTDEFRWVSSYSITHFDFPFLSFGHPTLGDDSVEEKYSDTEWRRLALKDGKIVGGVLIGDLAPQSAYKQLMREGVRVGDEKETLMQKSFSVDDLEAPPADD
- a CDS encoding DUF6149 family protein, translating into MKLRQNVRHFAAKQALTMPVVGEKMNDKLVDLHTSEFGDRAEEGRREEREPHLEAFFDCTMDTYLAALDAGFPEAEAREITHLQANFEFYNHGWTEMMEFPADEVEAHYDRYADFFAAHDITIDDPLGEFRDREIPDAPATLEKLDDPEHPHAAEGFEDDVYIETEDGVVAGDRTDEIQGSAD